From a region of the Oncorhynchus tshawytscha isolate Ot180627B linkage group LG14, Otsh_v2.0, whole genome shotgun sequence genome:
- the actn4 gene encoding alpha-actinin-4 isoform X1, protein MVDYHASNNQASSGGPAVYMDPREQENDWDRDLLLDPAWEKQQRKTFTAWCNSHLRKAGTQIENIEEDFRDGLKLMLLLEVISGERLPKPERGKMRVHKINNVNKALDYIASKGVKLVSIGAEEIVDGNAKMTLGMIWTIILRFAIQDISVEETSAKEGLLLWCQRKTAPYKNVNVQNFHISWKDGLAFNALIHRHRPELIDYDKLRKDDPLTNLNNAFEVAEKYLDIPKMMDAEDIVNTARPDEKAIMTYVSSFYHAFSGAQKAETAANRICKVLAVNQENEHLMEDYEKLASDLLEWIRRTIPWLENRAPEKTMAEMQQKLEDFRGYRRVHKPPKVQEKCQLEINFNTLQTKLRLSNRPAFMPSEGRMVSDINGSWHNLEGAEKGYEEWMLNEIRRLERLDHLAEKFRQKATIHESWTDGKEAMLTQKDYETASLSEVKALLRKHEAFESDLAAHQDRVEQIAAIAQELNELDYYDSPSVNARCQKICEQWDALGSLTQSRRESLERTEKQLESIDELYLEYAKRAAPFNNWMEGAMEDLQDMFIVHNIEEIQGLITAHEQFKSTLPEANKEREAIQAIQAEVQKIAQYNGIKLSGGNPYTTITPKSIDDKWHKVEQLVPQRDRALQEELAKQQSNDHLRRKFATQANIVGPWIQTKMEEIGRISIEMNGTLEDQLVNLREYEQSIIEYKPNIDQLEGDHQLIQEALIFDNKYTAYTMEHLRVGWEQLLTTIARTINEIENQILTRDAKGISQEQLHEYRTSFNHFDKKGNSGGSKAWTRLDHSGALMAEEFKACLISLGYDVENNKAKRTGQMDMDNYRALLVATGNSLGDAEFARIMGIVDPNNSGAVTFQAFIDFMSRETTDTDTADQVIASFKILAADKNFITAEELRRELPPDQAEYCIARMAPYSGPDAKPGALDYMSFSTALYGESDL, encoded by the exons acgTTCACGGCCTGGTGCAACTCCCACCTGAGGAAAGCAGGCACGCAGATCGAGAACATCGAGGAGGACTTCAGGGATGGCCTCAAACTCATGCTCCTGCTGGAGGTCATCTCAG GGGAACGGTTACCTAAGCCCGAGAGAGGCAAGATGAGGGTCCACAAGATCAACAACGTTAACAAAGCGCTGGACTACATCGCCAGCAAGGGGGTCAAGCTGGTGTCCATTGGCGCAGAGG AAATTGTGGATGGCAACGCCAAGATGACCCTGGGCATGATCTGGACGATCATCCTCCGCTTCGCCATCCAGGACATCTCCGTGGAAG AGACCTCTGCCAAGGAGGGCCTGCTCCTGTGGTGCCAGAGGAAGACTGCGCCCTACAAAAACGTCAACGTGCAGAACTTCCACATCAG CTGGAAGGATGGCCTTGCCTTCAACGCTCTGATCCACAGACACAGGCCAGAGCTCATTGACTACGACAAGCTAAGGAAG GATGACCCCTTGACCAACCTGAACAATGCCTTTGAGGTGGCTGAGAAGTACCTGGACATCCCCAAGATGATGGATGCTGAAG ACATTGTGAACACTGCCCGTCCAGATGAGAAAGCCATAATGACCTATGTGTCCAGTTTCTACCATGCCTTCTCTGGAGCCCAGAAG GCTGAGACTGCAGCCAATAGGATCTGCAAGGTGCTGGCTGTCAACCAGGAGAATGAGCACCTGATGGAGGACTACGAGAAGCTGGCCAGTGAC CTGTTGGAGTGGATCCGCCGGACCATCCCGTGGCTGGAGAACCGGGCTCCAGAGAAGACCATGGCCGAGATGCAGCAGAAGCTGGAGGACTTCCGGGGCTACCGCCGCGTCCACAAGCCCCCCAAGGTGCAGGAGAAGTGTCAGCTGGAGATCAACTTCAACACCCTGCAGACCAAGCTGAGGCTGAGCAACAGGCCCGCCTTCATGCCCTCCGAGGGACGCATGGTGTCG GATATCAACGGGTCGTGGCACAACCTGGAGGGGGCGGAGAAGGGCTATGAGGAGTGGATGCTCAATGAGATCCGTCGCCTGGAGAGACTGGACCACCTGGCTGAGAAGTTCCGTCAGAAAGCCACCATCCACGAGTCCTGGACCGATG GTAAGGAGGCCATGCTGACCCAGAAGGACTATGAGACAGCCAGCCTGTCGGAGGTCAAGGCTCTGCTGAGGAAACACGAGGCGTTTGAGTCTGACCTGGCCGCCCACCAAGACCGCGTGGAGCAGATCGCTGCCATCGCACAGGAACTCAA TGAGCTGGACTACTACGACTCCCCTAGTGTGAACGCCCGCTGTCAGAAGATCTGTGAGCAGTGGGATGCTCTGGGGTCTCTCACCCAGAGCCGCAGGGAGTCTCTGGAG AGGACAGAGAAGCAGCTGGAGTCCATTGACGAGCTGTACCTGGAGTACGCCAAGAGGGCGGCACCCTTCAACAACTGGATGGAGGGGGCCATGGAGGACCTGCAGGACATGTTCATCGTTCACAACATCGAAGAGATCCAG GGCCTAATCACAGCCCATGAGCAGTTCAAGTCTACCCTCCCAGAGGCCAACAAGGAGCGGGAGGCCATCCAGGCCATTCAGGCCGAGGTGCAGAAGATTGCCCAGTACAATGGCATCAAGCTGAGCGGGGGCAacccctacaccaccatcacACCCAAGAGTATCGACGACAAGTGGcacaag gtgGAACAGCTGGTGCCCCAGCGTGACCGGGCCCTGCAGGAGGAGCTGGCCAAGCAGCAGTCTAACGACCACCTGCGCCGCAAGTTTGCCACCCAGGCCAACATCGTCGGGCCCTGGATACAGACCAAAATGGAG gagaTTGGGCGGATATCCATTGAGATGAATGGAACTCTGGAGGACCAGCTGGTGAACCTGAGAGAGTATGAGCAGAGCATCATAGAGTACAAGCCCAACATCGACCAGCTGGAGGGAGACCATCAGCTCATCCAGGAGGCTCTCATCTTCGACAACAAGTACACCGCCTACACCATGGAG CACCTGCGGGTGGGCTGGGAGCAGCTCCTCACCACCATCGCCCGCACCATCAACGAGATCGAGAACCAGATCCTGACCCGTGACGCCAAGGGCATCAGCCAGGAGCAGCTGCATGAGTACCGCACTTCCTTCAACCACTTTGACAAG AAGGGAAACTCCGGTGGGAGTAAGGCATGGACTAGACTT GACCACAGCGGGGCCCTGATGGCTGAGGAGTTCAAGGCGTGCCTGATCAGCCTGGGTTACGATGTGGAGAATAACAAAGCG AAGCGCACAGGGCAGATGGACATGGACAATTACCGCGCTCTGCTCGTTGCGACTGGAAACAGCCTG GGTGATGCCGAGTTTGCCCGCATCATGGGCATAGTGGACCCCAACAACAGTGGAGCTGTCACCTTCCAGGCCTTCATAGACTTCATGTCCCGGGAGACCACGGACACCGACACAGCCGACCAGGTCATCGCCTCCTTCAAGATCTTGGCTGcagacaag AACTTCATCACGGCTGAGGAGCTGAGGCGTGAGCTGCCTCCAGACCAGGCAGAGTACTGCATCGCCCGCATGGCGCCCTACTCGGGCCCTGACGCGAAGCCCGGAGCTCTCGACTACATGTCCTTCTCTACCGCCCTCTACGGGGAGAGTGACCTCTAG
- the actn4 gene encoding alpha-actinin-4 isoform X2 translates to MVDYHASNNQASSGGPAVYMDPREQENDWDRDLLLDPAWEKQQRKTFTAWCNSHLRKAGTQIENIEEDFRDGLKLMLLLEVISGERLPKPERGKMRVHKINNVNKALDYIASKGVKLVSIGAEEIVDGNAKMTLGMIWTIILRFAIQDISVEETSAKEGLLLWCQRKTAPYKNVNVQNFHISWKDGLAFNALIHRHRPELIDYDKLRKDDPLTNLNNAFEVAEKYLDIPKMMDAEDIVGTLRPDEKAIMTYVSCFYHAFSGAQKAETAANRICKVLAVNQENEHLMEDYEKLASDLLEWIRRTIPWLENRAPEKTMAEMQQKLEDFRGYRRVHKPPKVQEKCQLEINFNTLQTKLRLSNRPAFMPSEGRMVSDINGSWHNLEGAEKGYEEWMLNEIRRLERLDHLAEKFRQKATIHESWTDGKEAMLTQKDYETASLSEVKALLRKHEAFESDLAAHQDRVEQIAAIAQELNELDYYDSPSVNARCQKICEQWDALGSLTQSRRESLERTEKQLESIDELYLEYAKRAAPFNNWMEGAMEDLQDMFIVHNIEEIQGLITAHEQFKSTLPEANKEREAIQAIQAEVQKIAQYNGIKLSGGNPYTTITPKSIDDKWHKVEQLVPQRDRALQEELAKQQSNDHLRRKFATQANIVGPWIQTKMEEIGRISIEMNGTLEDQLVNLREYEQSIIEYKPNIDQLEGDHQLIQEALIFDNKYTAYTMEHLRVGWEQLLTTIARTINEIENQILTRDAKGISQEQLHEYRTSFNHFDKKGNSGGSKAWTRLDHSGALMAEEFKACLISLGYDVENNKAKRTGQMDMDNYRALLVATGNSLGDAEFARIMGIVDPNNSGAVTFQAFIDFMSRETTDTDTADQVIASFKILAADKNFITAEELRRELPPDQAEYCIARMAPYSGPDAKPGALDYMSFSTALYGESDL, encoded by the exons acgTTCACGGCCTGGTGCAACTCCCACCTGAGGAAAGCAGGCACGCAGATCGAGAACATCGAGGAGGACTTCAGGGATGGCCTCAAACTCATGCTCCTGCTGGAGGTCATCTCAG GGGAACGGTTACCTAAGCCCGAGAGAGGCAAGATGAGGGTCCACAAGATCAACAACGTTAACAAAGCGCTGGACTACATCGCCAGCAAGGGGGTCAAGCTGGTGTCCATTGGCGCAGAGG AAATTGTGGATGGCAACGCCAAGATGACCCTGGGCATGATCTGGACGATCATCCTCCGCTTCGCCATCCAGGACATCTCCGTGGAAG AGACCTCTGCCAAGGAGGGCCTGCTCCTGTGGTGCCAGAGGAAGACTGCGCCCTACAAAAACGTCAACGTGCAGAACTTCCACATCAG CTGGAAGGATGGCCTTGCCTTCAACGCTCTGATCCACAGACACAGGCCAGAGCTCATTGACTACGACAAGCTAAGGAAG GATGACCCCTTGACCAACCTGAACAATGCCTTTGAGGTGGCTGAGAAGTACCTGGACATCCCCAAGATGATGGATGCTGAAG ACATCGTGGGCACGCTGAGGCCTGACGAGAAGGCCATCATGACCTATGTCTCCTGCTTCTATCATGCCTTCTCTGGTGCCCAGAAG GCTGAGACTGCAGCCAATAGGATCTGCAAGGTGCTGGCTGTCAACCAGGAGAATGAGCACCTGATGGAGGACTACGAGAAGCTGGCCAGTGAC CTGTTGGAGTGGATCCGCCGGACCATCCCGTGGCTGGAGAACCGGGCTCCAGAGAAGACCATGGCCGAGATGCAGCAGAAGCTGGAGGACTTCCGGGGCTACCGCCGCGTCCACAAGCCCCCCAAGGTGCAGGAGAAGTGTCAGCTGGAGATCAACTTCAACACCCTGCAGACCAAGCTGAGGCTGAGCAACAGGCCCGCCTTCATGCCCTCCGAGGGACGCATGGTGTCG GATATCAACGGGTCGTGGCACAACCTGGAGGGGGCGGAGAAGGGCTATGAGGAGTGGATGCTCAATGAGATCCGTCGCCTGGAGAGACTGGACCACCTGGCTGAGAAGTTCCGTCAGAAAGCCACCATCCACGAGTCCTGGACCGATG GTAAGGAGGCCATGCTGACCCAGAAGGACTATGAGACAGCCAGCCTGTCGGAGGTCAAGGCTCTGCTGAGGAAACACGAGGCGTTTGAGTCTGACCTGGCCGCCCACCAAGACCGCGTGGAGCAGATCGCTGCCATCGCACAGGAACTCAA TGAGCTGGACTACTACGACTCCCCTAGTGTGAACGCCCGCTGTCAGAAGATCTGTGAGCAGTGGGATGCTCTGGGGTCTCTCACCCAGAGCCGCAGGGAGTCTCTGGAG AGGACAGAGAAGCAGCTGGAGTCCATTGACGAGCTGTACCTGGAGTACGCCAAGAGGGCGGCACCCTTCAACAACTGGATGGAGGGGGCCATGGAGGACCTGCAGGACATGTTCATCGTTCACAACATCGAAGAGATCCAG GGCCTAATCACAGCCCATGAGCAGTTCAAGTCTACCCTCCCAGAGGCCAACAAGGAGCGGGAGGCCATCCAGGCCATTCAGGCCGAGGTGCAGAAGATTGCCCAGTACAATGGCATCAAGCTGAGCGGGGGCAacccctacaccaccatcacACCCAAGAGTATCGACGACAAGTGGcacaag gtgGAACAGCTGGTGCCCCAGCGTGACCGGGCCCTGCAGGAGGAGCTGGCCAAGCAGCAGTCTAACGACCACCTGCGCCGCAAGTTTGCCACCCAGGCCAACATCGTCGGGCCCTGGATACAGACCAAAATGGAG gagaTTGGGCGGATATCCATTGAGATGAATGGAACTCTGGAGGACCAGCTGGTGAACCTGAGAGAGTATGAGCAGAGCATCATAGAGTACAAGCCCAACATCGACCAGCTGGAGGGAGACCATCAGCTCATCCAGGAGGCTCTCATCTTCGACAACAAGTACACCGCCTACACCATGGAG CACCTGCGGGTGGGCTGGGAGCAGCTCCTCACCACCATCGCCCGCACCATCAACGAGATCGAGAACCAGATCCTGACCCGTGACGCCAAGGGCATCAGCCAGGAGCAGCTGCATGAGTACCGCACTTCCTTCAACCACTTTGACAAG AAGGGAAACTCCGGTGGGAGTAAGGCATGGACTAGACTT GACCACAGCGGGGCCCTGATGGCTGAGGAGTTCAAGGCGTGCCTGATCAGCCTGGGTTACGATGTGGAGAATAACAAAGCG AAGCGCACAGGGCAGATGGACATGGACAATTACCGCGCTCTGCTCGTTGCGACTGGAAACAGCCTG GGTGATGCCGAGTTTGCCCGCATCATGGGCATAGTGGACCCCAACAACAGTGGAGCTGTCACCTTCCAGGCCTTCATAGACTTCATGTCCCGGGAGACCACGGACACCGACACAGCCGACCAGGTCATCGCCTCCTTCAAGATCTTGGCTGcagacaag AACTTCATCACGGCTGAGGAGCTGAGGCGTGAGCTGCCTCCAGACCAGGCAGAGTACTGCATCGCCCGCATGGCGCCCTACTCGGGCCCTGACGCGAAGCCCGGAGCTCTCGACTACATGTCCTTCTCTACCGCCCTCTACGGGGAGAGTGACCTCTAG
- the actn4 gene encoding alpha-actinin-4 isoform X7, which produces MVDYHASNNQASSGGPAVYMDPREQENDWDRDLLLDPAWEKQQRKTFTAWCNSHLRKAGTQIENIEEDFRDGLKLMLLLEVISGERLPKPERGKMRVHKINNVNKALDYIASKGVKLVSIGAEEIVDGNAKMTLGMIWTIILRFAIQDISVEETSAKEGLLLWCQRKTAPYKNVNVQNFHISWKDGLAFNALIHRHRPELIDYDKLRKDDPLTNLNNAFEVAEKYLDIPKMMDAEDIVGTLRPDEKAIMTYVSCFYHAFSGAQKAETAANRICKVLAVNQENEHLMEDYEKLASDLLEWIRRTIPWLENRAPEKTMAEMQQKLEDFRGYRRVHKPPKVQEKCQLEINFNTLQTKLRLSNRPAFMPSEGRMVSDINGSWHNLEGAEKGYEEWMLNEIRRLERLDHLAEKFRQKATIHESWTDGKEAMLTQKDYETASLSEVKALLRKHEAFESDLAAHQDRVEQIAAIAQELNELDYYDSPSVNARCQKICEQWDALGSLTQSRRESLERTEKQLESIDELYLEYAKRAAPFNNWMEGAMEDLQDMFIVHNIEEIQGLITAHEQFKSTLPEANKEREAIQAIQAEVQKIAQYNGIKLSGGNPYTTITPKSIDDKWHKVEQLVPQRDRALQEELAKQQSNDHLRRKFATQANIVGPWIQTKMEEIGRISIEMNGTLEDQLVNLREYEQSIIEYKPNIDQLEGDHQLIQEALIFDNKYTAYTMEHLRVGWEQLLTTIARTINEIENQILTRDAKGISQEQLHEYRTSFNHFDKDHSGALMAEEFKACLISLGYDVENNKAGDAEFARIMGIVDPNNSGAVTFQAFIDFMSRETTDTDTADQVIASFKILAADKNFITAEELRRELPPDQAEYCIARMAPYSGPDAKPGALDYMSFSTALYGESDL; this is translated from the exons acgTTCACGGCCTGGTGCAACTCCCACCTGAGGAAAGCAGGCACGCAGATCGAGAACATCGAGGAGGACTTCAGGGATGGCCTCAAACTCATGCTCCTGCTGGAGGTCATCTCAG GGGAACGGTTACCTAAGCCCGAGAGAGGCAAGATGAGGGTCCACAAGATCAACAACGTTAACAAAGCGCTGGACTACATCGCCAGCAAGGGGGTCAAGCTGGTGTCCATTGGCGCAGAGG AAATTGTGGATGGCAACGCCAAGATGACCCTGGGCATGATCTGGACGATCATCCTCCGCTTCGCCATCCAGGACATCTCCGTGGAAG AGACCTCTGCCAAGGAGGGCCTGCTCCTGTGGTGCCAGAGGAAGACTGCGCCCTACAAAAACGTCAACGTGCAGAACTTCCACATCAG CTGGAAGGATGGCCTTGCCTTCAACGCTCTGATCCACAGACACAGGCCAGAGCTCATTGACTACGACAAGCTAAGGAAG GATGACCCCTTGACCAACCTGAACAATGCCTTTGAGGTGGCTGAGAAGTACCTGGACATCCCCAAGATGATGGATGCTGAAG ACATCGTGGGCACGCTGAGGCCTGACGAGAAGGCCATCATGACCTATGTCTCCTGCTTCTATCATGCCTTCTCTGGTGCCCAGAAG GCTGAGACTGCAGCCAATAGGATCTGCAAGGTGCTGGCTGTCAACCAGGAGAATGAGCACCTGATGGAGGACTACGAGAAGCTGGCCAGTGAC CTGTTGGAGTGGATCCGCCGGACCATCCCGTGGCTGGAGAACCGGGCTCCAGAGAAGACCATGGCCGAGATGCAGCAGAAGCTGGAGGACTTCCGGGGCTACCGCCGCGTCCACAAGCCCCCCAAGGTGCAGGAGAAGTGTCAGCTGGAGATCAACTTCAACACCCTGCAGACCAAGCTGAGGCTGAGCAACAGGCCCGCCTTCATGCCCTCCGAGGGACGCATGGTGTCG GATATCAACGGGTCGTGGCACAACCTGGAGGGGGCGGAGAAGGGCTATGAGGAGTGGATGCTCAATGAGATCCGTCGCCTGGAGAGACTGGACCACCTGGCTGAGAAGTTCCGTCAGAAAGCCACCATCCACGAGTCCTGGACCGATG GTAAGGAGGCCATGCTGACCCAGAAGGACTATGAGACAGCCAGCCTGTCGGAGGTCAAGGCTCTGCTGAGGAAACACGAGGCGTTTGAGTCTGACCTGGCCGCCCACCAAGACCGCGTGGAGCAGATCGCTGCCATCGCACAGGAACTCAA TGAGCTGGACTACTACGACTCCCCTAGTGTGAACGCCCGCTGTCAGAAGATCTGTGAGCAGTGGGATGCTCTGGGGTCTCTCACCCAGAGCCGCAGGGAGTCTCTGGAG AGGACAGAGAAGCAGCTGGAGTCCATTGACGAGCTGTACCTGGAGTACGCCAAGAGGGCGGCACCCTTCAACAACTGGATGGAGGGGGCCATGGAGGACCTGCAGGACATGTTCATCGTTCACAACATCGAAGAGATCCAG GGCCTAATCACAGCCCATGAGCAGTTCAAGTCTACCCTCCCAGAGGCCAACAAGGAGCGGGAGGCCATCCAGGCCATTCAGGCCGAGGTGCAGAAGATTGCCCAGTACAATGGCATCAAGCTGAGCGGGGGCAacccctacaccaccatcacACCCAAGAGTATCGACGACAAGTGGcacaag gtgGAACAGCTGGTGCCCCAGCGTGACCGGGCCCTGCAGGAGGAGCTGGCCAAGCAGCAGTCTAACGACCACCTGCGCCGCAAGTTTGCCACCCAGGCCAACATCGTCGGGCCCTGGATACAGACCAAAATGGAG gagaTTGGGCGGATATCCATTGAGATGAATGGAACTCTGGAGGACCAGCTGGTGAACCTGAGAGAGTATGAGCAGAGCATCATAGAGTACAAGCCCAACATCGACCAGCTGGAGGGAGACCATCAGCTCATCCAGGAGGCTCTCATCTTCGACAACAAGTACACCGCCTACACCATGGAG CACCTGCGGGTGGGCTGGGAGCAGCTCCTCACCACCATCGCCCGCACCATCAACGAGATCGAGAACCAGATCCTGACCCGTGACGCCAAGGGCATCAGCCAGGAGCAGCTGCATGAGTACCGCACTTCCTTCAACCACTTTGACAAG GACCACAGCGGGGCCCTGATGGCTGAGGAGTTCAAGGCGTGCCTGATCAGCCTGGGTTACGATGTGGAGAATAACAAAGCG GGTGATGCCGAGTTTGCCCGCATCATGGGCATAGTGGACCCCAACAACAGTGGAGCTGTCACCTTCCAGGCCTTCATAGACTTCATGTCCCGGGAGACCACGGACACCGACACAGCCGACCAGGTCATCGCCTCCTTCAAGATCTTGGCTGcagacaag AACTTCATCACGGCTGAGGAGCTGAGGCGTGAGCTGCCTCCAGACCAGGCAGAGTACTGCATCGCCCGCATGGCGCCCTACTCGGGCCCTGACGCGAAGCCCGGAGCTCTCGACTACATGTCCTTCTCTACCGCCCTCTACGGGGAGAGTGACCTCTAG
- the actn4 gene encoding alpha-actinin-4 isoform X4, protein MVDYHASNNQASSGGPAVYMDPREQENDWDRDLLLDPAWEKQQRKTFTAWCNSHLRKAGTQIENIEEDFRDGLKLMLLLEVISGERLPKPERGKMRVHKINNVNKALDYIASKGVKLVSIGAEEIVDGNAKMTLGMIWTIILRFAIQDISVEETSAKEGLLLWCQRKTAPYKNVNVQNFHISWKDGLAFNALIHRHRPELIDYDKLRKDDPLTNLNNAFEVAEKYLDIPKMMDAEDIVGTLRPDEKAIMTYVSCFYHAFSGAQKAETAANRICKVLAVNQENEHLMEDYEKLASDLLEWIRRTIPWLENRAPEKTMAEMQQKLEDFRGYRRVHKPPKVQEKCQLEINFNTLQTKLRLSNRPAFMPSEGRMVSDINGSWHNLEGAEKGYEEWMLNEIRRLERLDHLAEKFRQKATIHESWTDGKEAMLTQKDYETASLSEVKALLRKHEAFESDLAAHQDRVEQIAAIAQELNELDYYDSPSVNARCQKICEQWDALGSLTQSRRESLERTEKQLESIDELYLEYAKRAAPFNNWMEGAMEDLQDMFIVHNIEEIQGLITAHEQFKSTLPEANKEREAIQAIQAEVQKIAQYNGIKLSGGNPYTTITPKSIDDKWHKVEQLVPQRDRALQEELAKQQSNDHLRRKFATQANIVGPWIQTKMEEIGRISIEMNGTLEDQLVNLREYEQSIIEYKPNIDQLEGDHQLIQEALIFDNKYTAYTMEHLRVGWEQLLTTIARTINEIENQILTRDAKGISQEQLHEYRTSFNHFDKDHSGALMAEEFKACLISLGYDVENNKAKRTGQMDMDNYRALLVATGNSLGDAEFARIMGIVDPNNSGAVTFQAFIDFMSRETTDTDTADQVIASFKILAADKNFITAEELRRELPPDQAEYCIARMAPYSGPDAKPGALDYMSFSTALYGESDL, encoded by the exons acgTTCACGGCCTGGTGCAACTCCCACCTGAGGAAAGCAGGCACGCAGATCGAGAACATCGAGGAGGACTTCAGGGATGGCCTCAAACTCATGCTCCTGCTGGAGGTCATCTCAG GGGAACGGTTACCTAAGCCCGAGAGAGGCAAGATGAGGGTCCACAAGATCAACAACGTTAACAAAGCGCTGGACTACATCGCCAGCAAGGGGGTCAAGCTGGTGTCCATTGGCGCAGAGG AAATTGTGGATGGCAACGCCAAGATGACCCTGGGCATGATCTGGACGATCATCCTCCGCTTCGCCATCCAGGACATCTCCGTGGAAG AGACCTCTGCCAAGGAGGGCCTGCTCCTGTGGTGCCAGAGGAAGACTGCGCCCTACAAAAACGTCAACGTGCAGAACTTCCACATCAG CTGGAAGGATGGCCTTGCCTTCAACGCTCTGATCCACAGACACAGGCCAGAGCTCATTGACTACGACAAGCTAAGGAAG GATGACCCCTTGACCAACCTGAACAATGCCTTTGAGGTGGCTGAGAAGTACCTGGACATCCCCAAGATGATGGATGCTGAAG ACATCGTGGGCACGCTGAGGCCTGACGAGAAGGCCATCATGACCTATGTCTCCTGCTTCTATCATGCCTTCTCTGGTGCCCAGAAG GCTGAGACTGCAGCCAATAGGATCTGCAAGGTGCTGGCTGTCAACCAGGAGAATGAGCACCTGATGGAGGACTACGAGAAGCTGGCCAGTGAC CTGTTGGAGTGGATCCGCCGGACCATCCCGTGGCTGGAGAACCGGGCTCCAGAGAAGACCATGGCCGAGATGCAGCAGAAGCTGGAGGACTTCCGGGGCTACCGCCGCGTCCACAAGCCCCCCAAGGTGCAGGAGAAGTGTCAGCTGGAGATCAACTTCAACACCCTGCAGACCAAGCTGAGGCTGAGCAACAGGCCCGCCTTCATGCCCTCCGAGGGACGCATGGTGTCG GATATCAACGGGTCGTGGCACAACCTGGAGGGGGCGGAGAAGGGCTATGAGGAGTGGATGCTCAATGAGATCCGTCGCCTGGAGAGACTGGACCACCTGGCTGAGAAGTTCCGTCAGAAAGCCACCATCCACGAGTCCTGGACCGATG GTAAGGAGGCCATGCTGACCCAGAAGGACTATGAGACAGCCAGCCTGTCGGAGGTCAAGGCTCTGCTGAGGAAACACGAGGCGTTTGAGTCTGACCTGGCCGCCCACCAAGACCGCGTGGAGCAGATCGCTGCCATCGCACAGGAACTCAA TGAGCTGGACTACTACGACTCCCCTAGTGTGAACGCCCGCTGTCAGAAGATCTGTGAGCAGTGGGATGCTCTGGGGTCTCTCACCCAGAGCCGCAGGGAGTCTCTGGAG AGGACAGAGAAGCAGCTGGAGTCCATTGACGAGCTGTACCTGGAGTACGCCAAGAGGGCGGCACCCTTCAACAACTGGATGGAGGGGGCCATGGAGGACCTGCAGGACATGTTCATCGTTCACAACATCGAAGAGATCCAG GGCCTAATCACAGCCCATGAGCAGTTCAAGTCTACCCTCCCAGAGGCCAACAAGGAGCGGGAGGCCATCCAGGCCATTCAGGCCGAGGTGCAGAAGATTGCCCAGTACAATGGCATCAAGCTGAGCGGGGGCAacccctacaccaccatcacACCCAAGAGTATCGACGACAAGTGGcacaag gtgGAACAGCTGGTGCCCCAGCGTGACCGGGCCCTGCAGGAGGAGCTGGCCAAGCAGCAGTCTAACGACCACCTGCGCCGCAAGTTTGCCACCCAGGCCAACATCGTCGGGCCCTGGATACAGACCAAAATGGAG gagaTTGGGCGGATATCCATTGAGATGAATGGAACTCTGGAGGACCAGCTGGTGAACCTGAGAGAGTATGAGCAGAGCATCATAGAGTACAAGCCCAACATCGACCAGCTGGAGGGAGACCATCAGCTCATCCAGGAGGCTCTCATCTTCGACAACAAGTACACCGCCTACACCATGGAG CACCTGCGGGTGGGCTGGGAGCAGCTCCTCACCACCATCGCCCGCACCATCAACGAGATCGAGAACCAGATCCTGACCCGTGACGCCAAGGGCATCAGCCAGGAGCAGCTGCATGAGTACCGCACTTCCTTCAACCACTTTGACAAG GACCACAGCGGGGCCCTGATGGCTGAGGAGTTCAAGGCGTGCCTGATCAGCCTGGGTTACGATGTGGAGAATAACAAAGCG AAGCGCACAGGGCAGATGGACATGGACAATTACCGCGCTCTGCTCGTTGCGACTGGAAACAGCCTG GGTGATGCCGAGTTTGCCCGCATCATGGGCATAGTGGACCCCAACAACAGTGGAGCTGTCACCTTCCAGGCCTTCATAGACTTCATGTCCCGGGAGACCACGGACACCGACACAGCCGACCAGGTCATCGCCTCCTTCAAGATCTTGGCTGcagacaag AACTTCATCACGGCTGAGGAGCTGAGGCGTGAGCTGCCTCCAGACCAGGCAGAGTACTGCATCGCCCGCATGGCGCCCTACTCGGGCCCTGACGCGAAGCCCGGAGCTCTCGACTACATGTCCTTCTCTACCGCCCTCTACGGGGAGAGTGACCTCTAG